One window of the Desulfovibrio intestinalis genome contains the following:
- the purM gene encoding phosphoribosylformylglycinamidine cyclo-ligase: MSSDRAKAYTQAGVDIEAGNTLVSRIKSMVQSTQTRGVISDIGGFGGLFRPDLSGMSEPVLVSSTDGVGTKLKLAFAFDKHDTVGIDLVAMSVNDILVQGANPLFFLDYFATGKLNVDTAQTVIGGVAEGCRQADCALLGGETAEMPDMYAPGEYDLAGFCVGIVDNAKLIDGSGIQVGDHIVGIASSGLHSNGYSLARKVLEKSGLKPDDAFPGADGASVRDVMLAPTIIYVEAVRSLLRDLNVKGMAHITGGGFYDNIPRVLPAQVEARINFGSWQMSPVFRWLKETGDLSWPEILQIFNGGIGYVLVLPPDQSEEAISRIQAFNLRAWHIGDVARRSKDGNETEQVVVNF, translated from the coding sequence ATGTCCAGCGATCGCGCGAAGGCCTATACGCAGGCAGGCGTTGACATTGAGGCGGGGAACACCCTTGTTTCACGCATCAAATCTATGGTGCAAAGCACCCAGACCAGGGGTGTCATTTCAGATATAGGCGGCTTTGGCGGCCTCTTCCGACCTGACCTCAGCGGCATGAGCGAACCTGTGCTGGTTTCCTCTACGGATGGCGTGGGCACCAAGCTCAAGCTGGCCTTTGCCTTTGACAAGCACGATACCGTGGGCATCGATCTGGTGGCCATGAGTGTTAACGATATTTTGGTTCAGGGGGCCAATCCTCTGTTCTTTCTGGATTATTTTGCCACAGGCAAGCTCAATGTGGATACGGCGCAAACCGTCATCGGCGGCGTGGCCGAAGGCTGCCGTCAGGCCGACTGCGCCCTGCTTGGTGGTGAAACCGCCGAAATGCCCGACATGTACGCCCCCGGCGAATATGATCTCGCGGGTTTTTGCGTGGGCATTGTCGATAATGCCAAGCTTATTGACGGATCGGGCATCCAGGTGGGCGACCATATCGTAGGCATTGCGTCCTCTGGCCTGCACTCCAACGGGTATTCCCTTGCCCGCAAGGTGCTGGAAAAGAGTGGACTCAAGCCTGACGACGCCTTTCCCGGAGCCGACGGCGCCAGCGTGCGCGACGTCATGCTGGCCCCCACCATCATTTATGTTGAAGCCGTCCGTTCCCTTCTGCGTGATCTCAACGTGAAGGGCATGGCCCATATCACTGGCGGTGGTTTTTACGATAATATTCCCCGCGTGCTGCCCGCTCAGGTGGAAGCCCGTATTAATTTCGGCAGCTGGCAAATGTCGCCTGTCTTCCGCTGGCTTAAAGAAACGGGCGACCTTTCCTGGCCCGAAATTCTGCAGATTTTCAATGGCGGCATAGGCTATGTGCTGGTGCTGCCCCCTGACCAGAGCGAAGAGGCCATCAGCCGTATCCAGGCCTTCAATCTGCGTGCCTGGCACATCGGTGATGTGGCCCGCCGCAGCAAGGACGGCAATGAAACCGAACAGGTTGTAGTGAACTTCTAG
- a CDS encoding YccF domain-containing protein, whose translation MGCLGNALWFLLGGVFMGLMWWMFGVLCFISIVGIPWGRACFVMGNFAFFPFGKMPVSRDVLTGTPDVGTSVFGTVGNIIWLLLAGIWIAIGHLLSAICCAVTIIGIPFAWQHVKLAALALCPIGKTIVPAPVAQAAEEAATLRDYHNKR comes from the coding sequence TTGGGTTGCCTTGGCAATGCGTTGTGGTTTTTATTGGGCGGCGTTTTTATGGGCCTTATGTGGTGGATGTTCGGCGTGCTCTGTTTCATCTCCATTGTGGGTATTCCCTGGGGGCGCGCGTGTTTTGTCATGGGCAACTTCGCTTTTTTCCCCTTTGGCAAAATGCCCGTTTCGCGCGACGTGCTGACTGGCACTCCTGATGTGGGCACCAGCGTGTTCGGCACAGTGGGCAACATCATCTGGCTGCTGTTGGCAGGTATATGGATTGCCATCGGGCATCTGCTGTCGGCCATCTGTTGCGCTGTAACCATTATCGGCATTCCCTTCGCGTGGCAGCACGTCAAGCTGGCGGCTTTGGCGCTGTGCCCCATTGGCAAGACCATTGTGCCCGCTCCGGTCGCCCAGGCTGCCGAGGAAGCCGCGACCCTGCGCGACTATCACAACAAGCGCTGA
- the gmhB gene encoding D-glycero-beta-D-manno-heptose 1,7-bisphosphate 7-phosphatase, with protein sequence MSALEQYARDWRTENGGDSRVKNGQEKNMGDSKVLRRAVFLDRDGTLNKDTGYVHRKEDWQWLPGVPEALKRLHAVGYVLVVVSNQSGIARGMYGHEDLRLLEQWVNAELAAKNAVVDAWYYCSHLPEITGPCQCRKPEPGLILQAARELELDLANSWMIGDRVRDVQAGLAAGCQSILLHPDGSSNKDDDEVPEGVAVVPHLPAATVRILAPRMRQLRTARMLEKMKE encoded by the coding sequence GTGAGCGCCCTTGAACAGTATGCGCGGGATTGGCGTACCGAAAATGGCGGCGATAGCCGCGTGAAGAACGGCCAGGAGAAGAATATGGGTGACAGCAAGGTTTTGCGGCGGGCAGTATTTCTTGACCGTGACGGTACCCTGAACAAGGATACCGGCTATGTGCACCGCAAAGAAGACTGGCAATGGCTGCCGGGTGTGCCCGAGGCGCTCAAGCGCCTGCACGCTGTGGGCTATGTGCTTGTGGTGGTGAGCAACCAGTCTGGCATTGCACGCGGCATGTATGGGCACGAAGACCTGCGCCTGCTGGAACAATGGGTCAATGCAGAGCTGGCTGCAAAGAATGCGGTTGTGGACGCATGGTACTATTGTTCTCATCTGCCCGAAATCACCGGGCCGTGCCAGTGCCGCAAGCCTGAACCGGGCCTTATACTGCAAGCTGCCCGCGAACTTGAGCTTGATCTGGCCAATTCCTGGATGATAGGCGACCGCGTGCGCGATGTGCAGGCAGGCCTTGCGGCAGGCTGTCAGAGCATTCTGCTGCATCCTGACGGCAGCAGTAACAAGGACGATGATGAGGTTCCAGAGGGCGTGGCTGTGGTGCCGCATCTGCCTGCGGCCACGGTGCGCATTTTGGCTCCCCGTATGCGGCAGTTGCGCACGGCGCGTATGCTGGAAAAGATGAAGGAATGA
- the fliM gene encoding flagellar motor switch protein FliM, whose translation MNKVLAQDEVDALLRGLSGGEIESEVEVTEDDSGIVSFDLANQDRIIRGRMPVLEIVNDRFARLCTNALSNSVRKRVELNPISIDMTKFGEFMRSLPVPTSINIFKMDPLRGNAIMVVDSRLVFALVESVFGGAGSQPKVEGREFTRIEQAVVDKIVKIALENMEESWRPVHDVKLELVRSEINPQFAAIVPPSDVVVVITFEVELDTALGSMIICLPYATIEPIRSKLHASFQTERLEVDHAWVARLKERLLETPIELKVRFGGTTITGNQLLRMQVGDVLVLDTDQEDLLDCTVAGVCKYQGIAGTVKAMKSFQIVKENEPQYT comes from the coding sequence ATGAACAAAGTTTTGGCGCAAGATGAAGTGGATGCCCTGCTGCGCGGGCTTTCAGGCGGTGAAATCGAAAGCGAAGTCGAGGTCACGGAAGATGATTCCGGCATCGTGTCTTTTGACCTTGCCAATCAGGACCGTATCATCCGCGGGCGCATGCCCGTGCTTGAAATCGTCAACGACCGCTTTGCCCGGCTTTGTACCAACGCCCTTTCCAACTCGGTGCGCAAGCGCGTCGAGCTGAACCCCATATCCATTGATATGACCAAATTCGGCGAATTCATGCGTTCGCTGCCCGTACCCACGTCCATCAACATCTTCAAGATGGATCCCCTGCGCGGCAATGCCATCATGGTGGTGGATTCCCGGCTGGTCTTCGCCCTGGTGGAAAGCGTTTTTGGCGGCGCTGGCTCGCAACCCAAGGTGGAAGGGCGCGAATTCACCCGCATCGAACAGGCGGTGGTGGACAAGATCGTCAAAATCGCGCTGGAGAATATGGAAGAATCGTGGCGGCCCGTGCACGACGTGAAGCTGGAGCTGGTGCGCAGCGAGATCAATCCGCAGTTCGCCGCCATTGTGCCGCCCAGCGACGTTGTTGTGGTCATCACCTTTGAAGTTGAGCTTGATACGGCCCTGGGGTCTATGATTATCTGCCTTCCCTACGCCACCATTGAACCCATCCGCTCCAAACTGCACGCCAGCTTTCAGACAGAACGGCTTGAAGTGGACCATGCCTGGGTGGCGCGCCTTAAAGAACGCCTTCTGGAAACCCCCATTGAACTCAAGGTGCGCTTTGGCGGCACCACCATCACGGGCAACCAGCTGCTGCGCATGCAGGTAGGCGACGTCTTGGTGCTGGATACCGACCAGGAAGACCTGCTGGACTGCACCGTGGCGGGCGTGTGCAAATATCAGGGCATCGCCGGAACCGTGAAGGCCATGAAATCTTTCCAGATCGTCAAGGAAAACGAACCCCAGTACACTTGA
- a CDS encoding small ribosomal subunit Rsm22 family protein, with amino-acid sequence MRDDTPSAPRPAAVYTNAWRGAAPLFPPLTDEVRHILGQLPEVLARVWPLSAAHRRSLPDDVARLSRLLTTERAALDRPYWGTPAFVSAYLYYFLPWNLVRLTRLLAAMPLPDPHLAAAQGGKALLLDVGSGPLTLPLALWLARPQWRQAPIQVLALDNSSQPLELGHTLLKEMAALTYHQPWAVQTVRAPLEHAARQAAPLLAGGQARPWLVSAANVLNELRFGKRGGRASSLDGYEDEMDAAGQMGVVDTYNADDRTTAPGQSTDPDERPDDCRQEKLVRFMDTLAPLFRTHGSSRGRSEEQPAGPALLFVEPGTRLGGSTIMDLRQLSVDGGLTALAPCPHQAACPLLSRQGGRTWCHFTFDSEDAPHWLENLSADAGLAKSGLSLAPLLLSPAAAPDGSSGAEGQGRKTSGAMQARVLTAPFAVPGLAGRGRYACAACGLLLLEDAEGLPSGNLLEVQVTPDARRDGKSGARIVRRPGGSAPATAPSSGFPASRPQQPFPARNSRRPQWRDGKAGKKS; translated from the coding sequence ATGCGCGATGATACGCCCAGTGCGCCACGCCCTGCGGCTGTCTATACTAATGCATGGCGCGGGGCAGCGCCGTTGTTTCCGCCACTGACAGACGAGGTGCGGCATATTCTCGGCCAGCTGCCGGAAGTGCTGGCGCGTGTGTGGCCTTTGAGCGCCGCCCATCGGCGTTCGCTGCCTGATGACGTGGCCCGGCTGTCACGCCTGCTCACGACCGAGCGGGCGGCTCTTGACCGTCCCTATTGGGGTACTCCGGCTTTTGTCAGCGCGTACCTGTATTACTTTTTGCCCTGGAACCTGGTGCGGCTTACCCGCCTGCTGGCGGCCATGCCCCTGCCTGATCCGCATCTGGCTGCGGCTCAGGGCGGCAAAGCTCTGTTACTGGATGTGGGTTCCGGCCCGCTAACCTTGCCGCTGGCCCTGTGGCTGGCCCGGCCCCAATGGCGTCAGGCCCCCATACAGGTGCTGGCTCTGGACAACTCTTCGCAGCCTTTGGAACTGGGGCATACCCTGTTGAAGGAAATGGCCGCGCTGACATACCACCAACCGTGGGCCGTGCAGACTGTGCGCGCGCCGCTGGAACATGCGGCCAGACAGGCAGCGCCTCTGTTGGCCGGAGGGCAGGCTCGTCCCTGGCTGGTCAGTGCCGCCAATGTGCTCAACGAACTGCGCTTTGGCAAACGCGGCGGCCGCGCCAGCTCGCTGGACGGCTATGAAGATGAAATGGATGCCGCAGGCCAGATGGGAGTAGTGGACACTTACAACGCAGATGACCGCACAACTGCTCCGGGTCAGTCCACAGATCCTGATGAACGGCCTGACGACTGCCGTCAGGAAAAGCTTGTGCGTTTTATGGATACTCTTGCTCCCCTGTTTCGCACGCACGGCTCTTCCAGAGGGCGGTCAGAAGAGCAGCCTGCTGGGCCTGCGCTGCTTTTCGTGGAACCCGGCACTCGGCTGGGCGGCTCGACTATTATGGATTTACGCCAGCTGTCGGTGGATGGCGGCCTTACAGCGCTGGCTCCTTGCCCGCATCAGGCGGCCTGTCCTTTGTTGAGCCGACAGGGAGGTCGCACATGGTGCCACTTTACCTTTGACAGTGAAGATGCTCCCCATTGGCTTGAAAATCTTTCAGCCGATGCCGGACTTGCCAAGAGTGGCCTGAGCCTCGCGCCTTTGCTGCTTTCGCCTGCAGCAGCGCCTGACGGCTCGTCCGGGGCGGAAGGGCAGGGGCGCAAAACCTCCGGGGCCATGCAGGCCCGCGTGTTGACCGCCCCCTTTGCAGTGCCCGGTCTGGCTGGCCGGGGCCGCTATGCCTGTGCGGCTTGTGGTCTGTTGTTGCTGGAAGATGCCGAGGGCCTGCCCTCCGGCAACTTGCTTGAGGTGCAGGTAACCCCCGACGCACGGCGTGACGGCAAGAGCGGAGCGCGCATCGTGCGGCGGCCCGGTGGTTCTGCGCCTGCTACGGCCCCTTCTTCGGGCTTTCCCGCATCGCGCCCGCAGCAGCCTTTTCCTGCGAGAAACTCTCGCAGACCCCAGTGGCGTGACGGCAAGGCTGGAAAAAAATCGTAA
- a CDS encoding ASKHA domain-containing protein yields MLLQLFSTARTPVLTGENAGVTPLEVEATPGESLSRAIWLSGLVPPLPLCGGLGRCGRCRVRFVADAPAPLPAEADIFSAVELNEGWRLACRRQVPDAAKLVLELPAENLALPSDPEKTPDADFMVDMRQATADNTPPASSAVEGASVALAVDLGTTSVYWRAVVVPEVDERGAVGGGAGAIVAQGSFLNPQAGAGADVMSRLAVAMQPQGRRVLSGLVRRSLRSVVDALEQDGTARVTDVCVAANTAMTDIFLDLPVDGLCAAPYRLEHHGHKNVDVPGLPPVYIPPLPAPFVGGDISAGLAALLAADMPRPFVLADLGTNGELALVDAQGRLLLASVPLGPALEGIGPQCGQLAGPGVITDFSLAPTGLNAHFFAQRPEDARPENDGPEHGGQCPCPSCQAISAQTLENGRFGSEAGVHKARGISATGYVSLLAVLLRTGLMRKDGGFEAAPTMPLARRLASNLEAGKDSGGMRLRLPHGMWLCAADVEELLKVKAAFALALESLLAAAELAPAEVAALCLAGALGEHVRAHDLQTLGFLPSALAPRLRAVGNASLEGAALLAIDARMRENLAGLCTTSRLLPLVEEENFHQTYLRHMRFGA; encoded by the coding sequence ATGCTGTTACAACTTTTTTCCACTGCCAGAACTCCCGTCCTTACCGGGGAAAATGCAGGCGTCACACCCCTTGAAGTAGAGGCCACACCGGGCGAAAGCCTTTCTCGGGCCATCTGGCTTTCCGGGTTGGTGCCTCCATTGCCGCTGTGCGGCGGGTTGGGCCGCTGTGGCCGCTGCCGGGTTCGCTTTGTGGCTGATGCTCCAGCCCCTTTGCCTGCCGAAGCGGATATTTTTTCAGCCGTTGAGCTGAATGAAGGCTGGCGTTTGGCTTGCCGCCGTCAAGTGCCTGACGCTGCAAAGCTTGTACTGGAGCTTCCGGCAGAAAATTTGGCTCTGCCTTCTGATCCGGAAAAAACACCCGATGCCGACTTTATGGTAGACATGCGGCAGGCAACGGCGGATAACACTCCGCCAGCAAGTTCTGCCGTAGAGGGTGCTTCCGTCGCCTTGGCGGTGGATCTGGGTACGACTTCCGTATACTGGCGGGCTGTTGTTGTGCCCGAAGTAGACGAGAGGGGCGCAGTTGGTGGGGGCGCTGGGGCTATTGTAGCCCAGGGCAGCTTTCTGAATCCGCAGGCTGGCGCAGGGGCAGATGTCATGTCACGGCTGGCCGTGGCCATGCAGCCACAGGGCCGCAGGGTTTTGTCCGGGCTGGTGCGCCGCAGCCTGCGTAGTGTCGTGGATGCTCTTGAGCAGGACGGCACAGCACGGGTTACGGATGTGTGCGTGGCTGCCAATACGGCCATGACGGATATTTTTCTGGATCTTCCCGTAGACGGTTTGTGCGCAGCGCCTTACAGGCTTGAGCACCACGGGCATAAAAATGTGGATGTGCCCGGTTTGCCGCCAGTGTACATTCCCCCCTTGCCCGCTCCTTTTGTGGGTGGCGACATAAGCGCGGGGCTGGCTGCACTGCTGGCAGCCGATATGCCCCGGCCTTTTGTGCTGGCAGACCTTGGCACCAATGGCGAACTGGCGCTTGTGGACGCGCAGGGCAGGCTTTTACTGGCCAGTGTGCCTCTGGGGCCAGCGCTTGAAGGCATTGGCCCGCAGTGCGGGCAATTGGCCGGGCCAGGAGTTATTACAGATTTCAGCCTTGCGCCCACAGGCTTGAATGCGCATTTCTTTGCGCAGAGGCCGGAAGACGCCAGACCAGAGAACGATGGGCCCGAACACGGCGGGCAATGCCCTTGCCCTTCCTGTCAGGCTATATCTGCTCAGACGTTGGAGAACGGGCGGTTCGGCTCGGAAGCTGGAGTGCACAAGGCGCGCGGCATCAGTGCCACCGGGTATGTGTCATTGCTGGCCGTACTGTTGCGAACGGGCCTCATGCGAAAGGACGGCGGCTTTGAAGCTGCACCGACCATGCCTCTGGCCCGCAGGCTGGCCTCTAATCTTGAGGCTGGTAAAGACAGCGGTGGCATGCGGCTGCGGCTGCCCCACGGCATGTGGCTGTGCGCCGCCGATGTGGAGGAACTGCTTAAGGTCAAAGCGGCCTTTGCCCTGGCGCTGGAAAGCCTGCTGGCGGCGGCGGAGCTGGCCCCTGCCGAAGTGGCCGCGCTGTGTCTGGCCGGGGCTTTGGGCGAACATGTGCGGGCGCATGACCTGCAAACCCTTGGTTTTTTGCCTTCAGCACTGGCCCCCCGGCTGCGGGCCGTGGGCAACGCCTCTTTGGAGGGAGCGGCTCTGCTGGCCATAGATGCGCGGATGCGCGAGAATCTGGCTGGCCTGTGTACAACATCACGGCTGCTGCCTCTTGTGGAAGAAGAAAATTTTCATCAGACCTATTTGCGCCATATGCGCTTTGGAGCATAA